From Struthio camelus isolate bStrCam1 chromosome 29, bStrCam1.hap1, whole genome shotgun sequence, a single genomic window includes:
- the LOC138062793 gene encoding olfactory receptor 14A16-like: protein MSNSSFLNEFLLLTFADTRQLQLLHFSLFLGIYLAALLANGLIITAVACDHRLHTPMYFFLLNLALLDLASISTTVPKSMANSLRDTRAISYAGCAAQVFLVAFFLSAEYSLLTVMAYDRYVAICRPLHYAMLMDTRACVKMAAAAWASGFLNALLHTANTFSIPLCQGNVLDQFFCEVPRILQLSCSHSYLREVGLLAFNACLIFGCFVFIVLSYVQIFRAVLRMPSEQGRHKAFSMCLPHLAVFSLFVSTSFFAYLKPPSISSPALDLVVAVVYSVVPPAVNPLIYSMRNKELKDALRKLIQLVLVQQH, encoded by the coding sequence atgtccaacagcagcttcctcaatgagttcctcctcctgactTTTGCAGATACACGGcaactgcagctcttgcacttctcgctcttcctgggcatctacctggctgccctcctggccaacggcctcatcatcacagctgtagcctgcgaccaccgcctccacacccccatgtacttcttcctcctcaacctcgccctcctcgacctggcctccatctccaccactgtccccaaatccatggccaattccctgagggacaccagggccatttcctacgcaggatgtgctgcccaggtcttcctggttgcCTTCTTTTTGTCAGcagagtattctctcctcactgtcatggcctatgaccgctacgttgccatctgcagacccctgcactatgctatgctcatggacaccagagcttgtgttaaaatggcagcagctgcctgggccagtggttttctcaatgctctcctgcacactgccaacacattttccattcctctctgccaaggcaatgtcctggaccagttcttctgtgaagttccccggatcctccagctctcctgctcacactcctacctccgggaagtggggcttctTGCGTTTAATGCCTGTTTAATatttgggtgtttcgttttcattgtgctgtcctacgtgcagatcttcagagctgtgctgaggatgccctctgagcagggccggcacaaagcatTCTCCATGTGTCTCCCGCACCTGGCTGTGTTCTCTCTCTttgtcagcacctcattttttgcctacctgaagcccccctccatctcctccccagctctggatctggtggtggctgttgtgtactcggtggtgcctccagcagtgaaccctctCATCTATAGCATgcggaacaaggagctcaaagatgccctgaggaaactgattcagctggttctagttcagcagcactaa